Proteins from a genomic interval of Eisenibacter elegans DSM 3317:
- a CDS encoding fibronectin type III domain-containing protein has translation MKLTYKLPFNSHFWYYGLCLGLWLQPLLCAGQAGRGNTISFDGSTIVQFAGDYTSGLSEGNFTIMFWVKPTQGGVGQLLFQAGFNPANIRIGLASNDEITVFIYNDGTNDIDMTSNFPIPLDVWSHIAVVVKNDLTTSQAFIFINGKLAGGQSQSAFGISLPNPGSLTLGGVLNIPPESLFQGEMDELKIYNSAKSYEADFGRLIYGRPDLSDGNLIFYTDFSTPEANFPDFTPDSFIDVEGSAALIPSTAPVGAQPGFVSDSTVFFGADALTILAGLKADFPFTDGTDAFAVYAFDNTANPPANALGTRSWVVINRESPIPPLSSINALNLKVNGANPLPSGNLSDYRLFYRPPNDINGTWTPFPDPPVLFLDCEGGQPECLIFAGTIPYSDITGMQYMITYTPTALPPNTLAPPTNLTAQATSSGIELFWQDNSLDELNFAVLRGTDSVNINTTVATLAANTTFYLDDTGVPGTSYFYRIVAQNGPLNSSPSNIATARTFRAAPNTSPTGLVATALSATRVRLTWTYAGATHLGFSILRAPDGTENNFKLIGSTLSNQLIFEDNNLQPGVIYRYQVRAFNEGGESPPSAESSVQTLSTPPFRPTGLTAAPLSLSSILLTWQDNSFDEEGFRLERSTNPNEGFAAVQTLNRGATRTTDTNLSANVTYYYRIVSFNTSGGDSDYSNIAAATTADVPLIPVNPVLTVSSSTQMVLSWTNTANNVTQFSVEMASIETNDGRFVEVAILPANTTSYSATGLRPNRLYRFRIRARNANGSSPASEVVRAFTLRNPEVAPPNTRPTNLSVNEVSEQELNITWSFQEVRNFGNEDLYYRLERSALDTNNFVEIAQINGDQTSYQDLSLQPRTLYFYRIRAANEGGESPYSEPSFGRSVCNILVLLTKDNNDRSICTDKSVLLSLTTNVTRGSIQWARNGVLIPGATQRDYYATQDGEYTCTVASGDCIRSASIPLIAIFNQAPPLRVIRDGDLLVASILGATRYQWFRNGQAIEGANLDSFRPTNAGTYFVVVTTGNCSVTSAAVVITVTGLAEGVEPSADAYPNPAQTQTTLRLQTPDQGAYRLYHISPTGAKTLLQTGEKLDYQWEQRIDISRWPAGIQFLEFVCGQERYLVKVLKN, from the coding sequence ATGAAATTGACCTATAAATTGCCTTTCAACTCCCACTTTTGGTACTACGGCCTCTGCCTGGGACTATGGCTTCAGCCACTTCTTTGTGCAGGCCAAGCAGGTCGTGGTAATACTATTTCTTTTGATGGTAGCACTATCGTCCAATTTGCTGGAGACTACACTTCAGGATTGAGTGAAGGTAACTTCACCATTATGTTTTGGGTAAAACCGACGCAAGGGGGGGTTGGACAGCTACTTTTTCAGGCAGGGTTCAATCCTGCAAATATCCGCATTGGGTTGGCCAGTAACGATGAGATTACTGTTTTTATTTATAATGATGGGACGAATGACATCGATATGACCTCCAATTTTCCCATTCCTTTGGATGTTTGGAGTCATATTGCGGTGGTAGTAAAAAACGATCTGACGACTTCACAGGCCTTTATTTTTATCAACGGTAAATTGGCAGGAGGACAATCCCAATCCGCCTTTGGAATATCCTTACCGAATCCGGGATCTTTGACACTTGGTGGTGTTTTGAACATTCCACCTGAAAGTCTTTTTCAAGGAGAAATGGATGAACTCAAGATTTACAACAGCGCCAAAAGCTACGAGGCTGACTTTGGTCGACTCATCTATGGTAGGCCGGATTTAAGTGATGGTAACTTGATTTTTTATACAGATTTTTCTACCCCTGAGGCGAACTTTCCTGACTTTACTCCTGACTCCTTCATAGATGTAGAAGGCAGCGCAGCGTTGATTCCGTCTACCGCTCCGGTAGGAGCGCAGCCCGGGTTTGTGAGTGATAGTACTGTCTTCTTTGGAGCAGATGCACTCACAATTCTTGCGGGGTTGAAAGCTGACTTCCCATTTACGGACGGCACGGATGCCTTCGCGGTTTATGCCTTTGACAACACCGCCAACCCGCCTGCCAATGCGCTGGGCACGCGCTCTTGGGTGGTAATCAATAGAGAGTCGCCTATACCACCGTTGAGTAGTATCAATGCCCTCAACCTGAAGGTAAATGGAGCAAACCCTCTCCCTAGCGGCAACCTATCGGACTACCGGCTATTCTACCGTCCTCCAAACGATATCAACGGTACTTGGACTCCTTTTCCAGACCCACCGGTGTTGTTTTTAGATTGTGAGGGAGGTCAACCTGAATGCCTTATTTTTGCAGGTACTATTCCTTACAGTGATATTACCGGGATGCAGTATATGATAACATATACCCCTACAGCCCTTCCCCCGAATACTTTAGCGCCCCCTACTAACCTGACAGCACAAGCTACGAGCAGTGGGATAGAGCTTTTCTGGCAAGATAATTCATTGGATGAGCTCAACTTTGCTGTCTTACGGGGTACGGATAGTGTAAATATCAACACCACAGTGGCTACTCTGGCGGCCAATACTACTTTTTACTTAGACGATACAGGCGTTCCGGGCACGAGCTACTTCTACCGCATCGTGGCACAGAACGGCCCACTCAACTCTAGCCCTAGCAACATTGCGACAGCGCGCACCTTTCGTGCAGCACCAAACACTTCTCCTACGGGTCTCGTAGCCACAGCACTAAGTGCTACCCGCGTGCGGCTAACTTGGACATACGCCGGAGCAACCCATTTAGGCTTCAGTATCCTGAGAGCTCCTGACGGAACCGAGAATAACTTTAAGCTAATTGGTTCGACACTGAGCAATCAATTGATCTTTGAGGATAATAATTTACAGCCCGGCGTGATATACCGGTATCAGGTTCGTGCTTTTAATGAAGGAGGAGAGTCTCCTCCGAGTGCTGAAAGTTCCGTCCAGACCTTGTCTACCCCGCCCTTCCGCCCCACGGGCTTGACGGCAGCGCCTCTGTCTTTGTCTTCTATTTTGTTGACTTGGCAAGACAATTCCTTCGATGAAGAGGGCTTCCGCCTAGAGCGCTCTACCAATCCTAATGAAGGTTTTGCCGCAGTACAGACCCTCAACCGTGGGGCTACGCGCACAACCGATACCAACCTCTCTGCCAATGTGACTTATTATTATCGCATTGTGTCTTTTAACACCAGTGGTGGAGATTCTGACTATAGTAACATTGCCGCAGCCACTACCGCAGATGTTCCCTTAATACCGGTCAACCCTGTGTTGACAGTTTCAAGTTCGACACAAATGGTCCTTAGCTGGACCAACACAGCCAACAATGTGACCCAATTTAGTGTAGAAATGGCCTCTATAGAGACTAACGACGGGCGCTTTGTGGAAGTGGCCATACTGCCCGCCAATACCACGAGTTACAGCGCTACCGGTTTGCGTCCCAACCGTTTGTACCGTTTCCGTATTCGTGCCCGCAATGCCAATGGCAGTTCTCCGGCCAGCGAAGTAGTGCGTGCCTTTACCTTGCGCAATCCGGAGGTGGCTCCCCCAAACACACGTCCTACCAATCTGAGTGTTAATGAAGTATCAGAACAAGAGCTCAACATTACGTGGAGTTTTCAGGAGGTGCGTAATTTTGGTAATGAGGACCTCTACTACCGCCTAGAACGCTCTGCTTTGGATACTAATAATTTTGTAGAAATCGCCCAAATCAATGGTGATCAAACCTCTTATCAAGACCTGAGTCTACAGCCCCGTACGCTATACTTCTACCGTATTCGGGCTGCTAACGAAGGAGGAGAATCACCCTATAGTGAGCCTTCGTTTGGGCGTTCGGTATGTAACATCCTCGTGTTGCTGACCAAGGACAACAACGACCGCAGCATCTGTACGGACAAAAGCGTATTGCTCAGCCTGACGACCAATGTTACCCGTGGTAGCATCCAGTGGGCACGCAATGGTGTCCTGATTCCGGGGGCTACCCAACGGGATTATTACGCCACTCAAGACGGAGAGTATACCTGTACCGTGGCATCAGGAGACTGTATCCGCTCGGCCAGCATTCCGCTGATAGCCATTTTCAACCAAGCTCCCCCATTACGTGTCATCCGCGATGGCGATTTACTGGTAGCATCAATCTTGGGCGCTACCCGCTACCAATGGTTCCGCAATGGGCAGGCGATTGAAGGAGCCAACCTCGACAGCTTCCGCCCTACCAACGCCGGAACGTACTTTGTCGTTGTTACGACGGGCAACTGCTCGGTTACCTCTGCGGCAGTGGTCATCACCGTTACCGGCCTTGCCGAAGGGGTGGAGCCTAGCGCCGATGCCTACCCCAATCCGGCGCAAACCCAAACGACCCTGCGCCTGCAAACGCCTGACCAGGGTGCATACCGGCTCTACCACATCAGCCCGACAGGAGCCAAAACCTTGCTCCAAACCGGCGAAAAGCTAGACTATCAGTGGGAGCAGCGCATCGACATCAGCCGCTGGCCTGCCGGAATACAGTTTTTGGAGTTTGTGTGTGGCCAAGAGCGCTACCTCGTAAAGGTGTTGAAAAATTAA
- a CDS encoding alpha/beta hydrolase, with protein sequence MQKLMFKALIICFFQFAITSIAYSQGEVNNGKTKTIVLIHGMYQNNHSWEKWKAYFEQKGYTVYAPSYPYHAGTPQYLHENIDPKLVYLTFKPVLEYMTAFVDSLPEKPIIVGHSIGGLIMQKLVEADKAALGIALAPANPPKVSVFNWRYFRSNFRMVSPFRRRDIVCIPKNEYKWLKFTFFNTIDDSTAKKEIEKYFVPESRKLAKSTAKECSPIDFSKPHVPMLFISGEKDNDLPPPLIYKNYLAYSHKESIIDYFEFPNKSHYIASEPGWEDVVKYIEDWIGKNR encoded by the coding sequence ATGCAAAAGTTAATGTTTAAAGCTCTGATTATCTGTTTTTTTCAATTTGCAATTACAAGCATTGCTTATTCACAAGGTGAAGTGAATAATGGAAAAACCAAAACAATTGTCCTCATTCATGGAATGTATCAAAACAATCATAGCTGGGAAAAGTGGAAAGCATATTTTGAACAAAAGGGGTATACTGTTTATGCTCCGTCCTACCCATATCACGCTGGCACTCCTCAATACTTACACGAAAATATTGACCCAAAATTAGTGTATTTAACATTCAAGCCTGTCTTAGAGTATATGACAGCATTCGTAGATTCGCTACCAGAAAAGCCAATTATTGTAGGTCACTCCATCGGTGGGCTGATAATGCAAAAATTGGTCGAGGCAGATAAAGCCGCATTGGGTATAGCTTTGGCACCTGCCAATCCTCCTAAAGTATCTGTTTTCAATTGGCGATATTTTCGTTCCAATTTTAGAATGGTAAGTCCATTTAGAAGACGAGACATTGTATGCATACCGAAGAATGAATACAAATGGTTGAAATTTACCTTTTTTAATACCATTGATGATTCAACCGCTAAAAAAGAAATTGAAAAATATTTTGTTCCTGAAAGTAGAAAACTTGCTAAAAGTACAGCAAAGGAATGTTCTCCAATAGATTTTTCTAAACCACACGTTCCTATGCTGTTTATATCAGGTGAGAAGGACAATGATCTGCCTCCACCATTGATATATAAAAACTATTTAGCCTATTCACACAAAGAATCTATAATTGATTATTTTGAGTTTCCGAATAAGTCACATTATATTGCAAGCGAACCTGGTTGGGAAGATGTTGTAAAGTATATCGAAGATTGGATTGGGAAAAATAGGTAA